A genomic region of Colletotrichum destructivum chromosome 5, complete sequence contains the following coding sequences:
- a CDS encoding Putative zn(2)Cys(6) fungal-type DNA-binding domain-containing protein: MTMPKRLAPLLPADTDGHRLPFGSPREDPSKRKRVGTDVACNPCRRRKTRCDGIRPACAACRKRSTECTFVEKKEFPRLSRSPESSHEVLELLKSAPESQAFEILRLLRTNGDPNSVLNIIKGGMNGVARPSEHDAGRAIRSTQSPLEFELMVKNPVAYPALRHVPLTTLERDGLLRPSRLRRSKSVDYQYNGLRQHPSPNSKSTAKLMDGLPIHEDDDEDDDDDDDNNDMFHLDAPSSRVSDESRYPVPFLCDERLRDLKISYWTDVSVTDDYAARVISLYLVTDHPLLGVFDPHLFISDLVGQRQTYCSRLLVNALMYWGCQMYTAIDQDAVRHAESFCKEAERLWVLEKNNTTILNAASAQLLSLAYLGHGKDHYVLKYLAAALQIGTRMSLFGIETTKALEEMERLSPQTRRANSYTAWGIFNWGVLTTLFYQQPGLEYPVYPPVYPMPTEPTCRETRGGSDNLSPTASEEDFPSYMGHTFSALCKFWRIIHGVTLAYYKNRQYPLPGHVSLDFAEFKYRELLTWAEGLHPDQMLRDGCPHHVIILHIWFHAAILDIFRPFIRISRHERLRLKTFNARYASPDAAFNASVGQLKQLIVRYRCSYASSAYTLLWQSALIYVANAVLHDTQNPEWRFYFLACIYGYESLRKPYRIAEVITRGLLTMTLRDGDITGTEARHLLKHIREAETNHEEDDVRATFMVDLDLAMTDPDAARVENLAKRFEDIALFREFTTVDDDDVRNFQQIDPTDAGRGSRSGSG, encoded by the exons ATGACGATGCCAAAGAGGTTGGCTCCGCTGCTGCCAGCAGATACCGATGGTCATCGGCTCCCTTTCGGCTCTCCTCGCGAGGATCCCTCGAAAAGAAAACGAGTTGGAACAGATGTCGCCTGCAATCCATGCCGGCGTAGGAAGACACGC TGTGATGGAATACGCCCAGCTTGCGCAGCTTGCCGAAAACGATCAACCGAGTGCACATTTGTCGAAAAGAAGGAGTTTCCGAGGCTCAGTCGATCACCCGAAAGCTCCCATGAAGTCCTTGAACTTTTGAAGTCTGCGCCGGAATCGCAGGCCTTCGAGATATTGCGATTGCTACGAACGAATGGCGATCCCAATTCAGTTTTGAACATCATCAAAGGTGGCATGAACGGGGTGGCACGGCCTTCCGAGCACGATGCAGGCCGTGCTATTCGCTCAACACAATCACCTTTAGAGTTTGAGTTGATGGTCAAAAACCCTGTGGCGTATCCCGCTCTTCGCCACGTCCCTTTGACTACTCTGGAGCGCGACGGGCTTCTTCGGCCCAGCAGGCTTCGCCGATCAAAGTCCGTCGACTACCAGTAT AACGGTCTACGCCAACATCCTTCACCCAATAGCAAAAGCACGGCAAAATTGATGGATGGTTTGCCTATTcacgaggatgacgatgaggatgatgatgacgacgacgacaacaacgacatgTTCCACCTAGACGCGCCCTCCAGTAGAGTCTCCGACGAAAGCAGATATCCGGTCCCCTTCCTCTGTGACGAACGACTTCGAGACCTGAAGATCAGCTATTGGACCGATGTGTCTGTGACCGACGACTATGCCGCGAGGGTCATTTCGCTCTATCTTGTCACCGACCACCCGCTGTTAGGCGTTTTCGATCCGCATCTTTTCATTTCTGATCTCGTTGGACAGCGGCAAACATACTGTTCTCGCCTTCTCGTCAATGCCCTCATGTATTGGGGCTGT CAAATGTACACTGCTATCGACCAAGACGCTGTTCGTCATGCCGAATCATTCTGTAAAGAAGCGGAAAGGCTTTGGGTCCTTGAAAAGAACAATACCACCATCCTGAATGCCGCAAGCGCCCAACTGCTGAGTCTGGCTTATTTGGGCCATGGGAAAGATCATTATGTCCTCAAATACCTTGCTGCTGCACTGCAAATTGGCACACGCATGTCTCTGTTTGGTATCGAAACAACAAAGGCGCTGGAGGAAATGGAACGCTTGTCTCCGCAAACTCGGAGAGCAAATTCATATACCGCTTGGGGAATATTCAACTGGGGAGT CCTTACTACTCTCTTTTATCAACAACCAGGGCTCGAATATCCCGTCTATCCCCCCGTATACCCGATGCCCACTGAACCAACATGCAGAGAGACACGAGGGGGTTCAGACAACCTCAGCCCTACTGCTTCGGAGGAAGACTTTCCTTCCTATATGGGCCATACCTTCTCTGCATTGTGCAAGTTCTGGCGCATCATCCATGGCGTCACCTTGGCGTATTACAAGAATCGTCAATATCCTCTCCCTGGTCATGTCTCACTCGATTTTGCTGAGTTCAAGTATCGCGAGCTTCTTACCTGGGCAGAGGGCTTACACCCTGACCAGATGTTGAGGGACGGCTGCCCCCATCATGTCATCATCTTGCA CATATGGTTCCAtgccgccatcctcgacatTTTCCGACCATTTATCCGTATCTCAAGACATGAACGCCTCCGTCTCAAGACTTTCAATGCTCGCTATGCCTCTCCAGACGCCGCTTTTAATGCTTCCGTCGGTCAGCTTAAACAGCTCATCGTACGGTATCGTTGCAGCTACGCGTCTTCGGCATATACTCTTCTGTGGCAAAGTGCTTTGATCTACGTAGCCAACGCGGTACTGCACGACACCCAGAACCCCGAGTGGCGCTTCTACTTTCTCGCCTGTATCTATGGCTACGAAAGCCTCCGCAAGCCTTACCGGATTGCCGAGGTCATCACACGTGGCCTACTTACGATGACTTTAAGGGATGGAGACATAACAGGCACCGAGGCGCGACACCTACTCAAACACATTAGAGAGGCAGAAACAAACcatgaggaggatgatgtaCGGGCTACTTTTATGGTTGATCTCGATCTTGCAATGACGGACCCGGATGCGGCTAGGGTTGAGAACCTAGCAAAGAGGTTCGAGGACATTGCGCTGTTTCGAGAGTTCACTACGGTagatgacgatgatgttAGGAATTTCCAGCAGATAGATCCTACCGATGCTGGCCGCGGGAGCAGGAGTGGAAGTGGATGA
- a CDS encoding Putative citrate synthase, which translates to MNVTRSTRALGALRPLAARSALNVRQYSSSSESDLKTTLKSVIPAKRELLKKVKAHSSKVIGEVKVENALGGMRGLKAMVWEGSVLDANEGIRFHGKTIKDCQKELPKGKTGTEMLPEAMFWLLLTGQVPSTNQVRQFSRELAEQAQLPDFVNKLLDNFPTDLHPMTQFAIAVSALNYTSKFAKAYEQGLNKADYWEPTFDDSISLLAKLPTIAAKIYQNSYRGGGALPAEVDLEQDWSYNFAAMLGKGGKENENFQDLLRLYLALHGDHEGGNVSAHTTHLVGSALSDPFLSYSAGLQGLAGPLHGLAAQEVLRWIIQMKDNIPKSYTDKDVTDYLWSTLNSGRVVPGYGHAVLRKPDPRFEALMDYAAARPEIAQDPVFQLVQKNSQIAPEVLKKHGKTKNPYPNVDSSSGVLFHHYGFHETLYYTATFGVSRGLGPLAQLIWDRALGLPIERPKSINLEGLLKQAESS; encoded by the exons ATGAACGTCACAAGAAGCACGAGGGCCCTGGGAGCTCTGAGG CCGCTGGCAGCTCGTTCCGCCCTCAATGTCCGCCAGTactcgtcctcctccgagTCAGACCTCAAGACTACGCTTAAGAGCGTCATCCCGGCCAAACGAGAACTCTTGAAGAAGGTCAAGGCACACTCCTCCAAGGTCATtggcgaggtcaaggtcgagaacgCCCTGGGGGGCATGCGCGGCCTGAAGGCCATGGTCTGGGAGGGGTCTGTCCTGGATGCGAACGAGGGCATTCGCTTCCACGGCAAAACCATCAAAGACTGCCAGAAGGAGCTGCCAAAGGGCAAGACCGGCACCGAAATGTTGCCCGAAGCCATGTTCTGGCTTCTACTCACAGGCCAGGTCCCTTCCACAAACCAGGTCCGCCAGTTCTCTCGTGAACTGGCCGAGCAGGCTCAGCTGCCCGACTTTGTCAACAAGTTGCTCGATAACTTTCCTACCGACCTGCATCCCATGACCCAGTTTGCCATTGCCGTCTCTGCCCTGAACTACACTTCCAAATTCGCCAAAGCCTACGAACAGGGTCTCAACAAGGCCGACTACTGGGAGCCTACCTTTGATGATTCAATCTCGCTGTTGGCCAAGCTGCCaaccatcgccgccaagatcTACCAAAACTCCTATCGTGGCGGTGGAGCCCTCCCGGCCGAGGTTGACCTTGAGCAGGATTGGTCCTACAACTTTGCTGCCATGCTTGGAAAGGGTGGTAAGGAAAATGAGAACTTTCAGGATCTTCTCAGGCTCTACCTCGCTCTCCACGGCGACCACGAGGGAGGCAACGTCTCCGCTCACACCACCCACTTGGTCGGCAGCGCCCTTAGCGATCCCTTCCTCAGCTACAGTGCAGGTCTTCAGGGCCTAGCTGGACCTCTCCACGG GCTCGCCGCTCAAGAGGTCCTTCGATGGATCATTCAGATGAAGGATAACATCCCCAAGTCTTATACTGACAAAGACGTGACGGACTATTTGTGGAGCACTCTCAACTCTGGCAGAGTGGTACCTGGATACGGCCATGCAGTTCTCCGCAAACCCGACCCTCGTTTTGAAGCCCTGATGGACTACGCCGCCGCACGTCCCGAAATCGCACAGGACCCCGTCTTCCAGCTTGTACAAAAGAATAGCCAAATCGCTCCCGAGGTACTCAAGAAGCACGGCAAGACAAAGAATCCCTACCCCAATGTCGATTCTAGTTCTGGCGTTCTCTTTCACCACTACGGTTTCCACGAGACGCTGTACTACACCGCCACATTCGGTGTCTCCCGTGGCCTGGGTCCCCTGGCGCAGCTCATTTGGGACCGCGCCCTTGGCTTGCCCATTGAGAGACCCAAGAGTATTAACCTTGAAGGTCTCCTTAAGCAGGCCGAGAGTTCGTAA
- a CDS encoding Putative isocitrate lyase, pyruvate/Phosphoenolpyruvate kinase-like domain superfamily: protein MMRRAAARAVTRRVPLPRPTSTSAIALRCISTTPRMAQAPANPFSSGSPPSDAFQLLPESKKAGAAEDELYEAQIKEVEAWWQSPRYHGIKRPYSAADVVSKRGSQHQSYPSSVMARKLFNLVKEREAEGKPIHTMGAIDPVQMTQQAPHQEVLYISGWACSSLLTSTNEVSPDFGDYPYNTVPNQVQRLAKAQSMHDRKQWDARRKLKPEERVETPYVDYLRPIIADGDTGHGGLSAVLKLAKLFAENGAAAVHFEDQLHGGKKCGHLAGKVLVPIGEHINRLNAARFQWDVMGCENLVIARTDSESGKLISSAIDVRDHEFILGVADPAIEPLAETIQAMEAKGAAGAEIDTFEADWVKNTRLVTFDEAAVGHMQKEGVSQDKIDAYLERVRSDRDLGISQRRKLANEHTSTPVYFSWDVPRTREGFYHYRAGMDAATKRAIAFGPYADLLWVETGDPNVEVASTLARSVRGVYPGKGLVYNLSPSFNWMAHGFTDETLKSFIWDIAKEGFVLQLISLAGLHSNATITNELARDFKKDGMLAYVNIVQRREKEGGCDVLTHQKWSGAGYIDGILGAIQSGSSSSKSMGEGNTESQFH, encoded by the exons atgatgagaagGGCTGCCGCGCGGGCAGTTACCCGTAGGGTTCCTCTCCCCCGACCAACCTCGACCTCAGCCATCGCCCTGCGCTGTATCTCAACTACACCTAGAATGGCCCAGGCCCCCGCGAACCCATTCTCCTCCGGTTCCCCGCCCAGCGATGCCTTCCAATTGCTGCCCGAGTCTAAGAAGGCCGGCGCTGCCGAAGACGAACTGTACGAAGCCCAGatcaaggaggtcgaggcaTGGTGGCAGTCGCCAAGATACCATGGCATCAAGCGACCCTATAGCGCTGCCGATGTCGTCTCGAAGCGCGGCTCGCAACATCAGTCGTATCCCAGCTCCGTCATGGCGAGGAAGCTCTTCAACCTCGTCAAGGAGCGGGAGGCTGAGGGGAAGCCCATCCACACAA TGGGCGCCATTGACCCCGTTCAAATGACGCAACAAGCCCCTCATCAGGAAGTTCTCTACATCTCGGGCTGGGCCTGCTCCTCGCTCCTCACGTCCACCAACGAGGTGTCTCCCGACTTCGGCGACTACCCCTACAATACCGTGCCGAACCAAGTCCAGCGACTCGCCAAGGCGCAGTCGATGCACGACCGGAAACAATGGGACGCCCGCCGGAAGCTGAAGCCCGAGGAGCGCGTAGAGACGCCGTACGTCGACTACCTGCGGCCCATCATTGCCGACGGTGACaccggccatggcggcctcTCCGCCGTTCTTAAGCTCGCCAAGCTCTTCGCCGAGaacggcgccgcggcggtgcATTTTGAGGATCAGCTCCACGGCGGTAAGAAGTGTGGGCACCTGGCCGGCAAGGTCCTGGTGCCTATCGGAGAGCACATCAATCGGCTCAACGCCGCCCGCTTCCAGTGGGACGTCATGGGCTGCGAGAACCTCGTGATTGCCCGCACCGACTCGGAGAGCGGTAAGCTCATCAGCAGCGCCATTGACGTGCGCGATCACGAGttcatcctcggcgtcgccgaccCGGCCATCGAACCCCTCGCCGAGACCATTCAGGCCATggaggccaagggcgccgccggcgccgagatcgacaCTTTCGAGGCCGACTGGGTCAAGAACACCAGGCTCGTGACCTTTGACGAGGCCGCTGTCGGGCACATGCAGAAAGAGGGCGTCTCCCAGGACAAGATTGACGCGTACCTCGAAAGGGTGCGCTCGGATCGCGACCTGGGCATCTCCCAGCGCCGCAAGCTCGCCAACGAGCACACATCGACCCCCGTCTACTTCTCATGGGACGTCCCCCGCACCCGCGAGGGCTTCTACCACTATCGCGCCGGCATGGACGCCGCGACGAAGCGCGCCATCGCCTTTGGTCCGTACGCAGACCTCTTGTGGGTCGAGACGGGCGACCCCAACGTTGAGGTCGCGTCGACACTCGCCCGGTCTGTCCGAGGGGTGTATCCCGGCAAGGGCCTCGTCTACAACCTCAGCCCGTCATTCAACTGGATGGCGCATGGCTTCACCGATGAGACGCTCAAGAGCTTCATCTGGGACATTGCCAAGGAGGGCTTCGTGCTGCAGCTCATCTCCCTTGCCGGCCTACACTCCAACGCGACTATCACTAATGAGCTCGCTAGGGACTTCAAGAAGGACGGCATGTTGGCCTACGTCAACATCGTCCAGAGGCGCGAGAAGGAGGGTGGCTGCGATGTCTTGACGCATCAGAAGTGGAGCGGCGCGGGCTACATTGACGGCATCTTAGGGGCGATTCAGAGCGGCAGCTCCAGTAGCAAGAGCATGGGTGAAGGCAACACCGAGAGCCAGTTCCATTAG
- a CDS encoding Putative short-chain dehydrogenase/reductase SDR, NAD(P)-binding domain superfamily, translated as MGSVPTEISGRLAGKNAVVTGAAGGIGLETSILFAKEGASVVMADISGPALEKAKAKVLSLIPSARVETKITDVSKEDQIKALVDSVDAWGGLDIMFNNAGIMHARDDDAVNTPEEIWDLTQNINVKGVWFGSKHAVLALRRNNKSKGSIINTASVVALVGAATPQLAYTASKGAVLALTRELAMVHAREGYRFNSLCPAPLNTPLLQDWLGDDVPKRMRREVHFPTGRFGEAIEQAQAVLFLASDESSFVNGHDMVVDGGMTKAYVTPEGPATPAPINNASRTSLE; from the exons ATGGGTTCTGTTCCTACTGAGATCAGTGGTAGACTGGCTGGCAAGAACGCCGTTGTCACGGGCGCCGCTGG TGGCATTGGCCTGGAGACCAGCATCCTTTTTGCCAAGGAGGGTGCCAGCGTTGTCATGGCCGATATCTCTGGTCCGGCGCTCGAGAaagccaaggccaaggtgcTCTCGCTCATTCCGTCCGCGAGGGTCGAGACCAAG ATCACCGATGTTTCCAAGGAGGACCAGATCAaggccctcgtcgactcGGTCGATGCCTGGGGTGGCCTCGATATTATGTTCAACAACGCTGGTATCATGCACGCCCgtgacgacgatgctgtcAACACCCCCGAGGAGATTTGGGATCTGACCCAGAACATCAATGTCAAGGGCGTCTGGTTCGGCAGCAAGCACGCCGTTCTCGCCCTGCGCCGCAACAACAAGAGCAAGGGCTCCATCATTAATACCGCCTctgtcgtcgccctcgttggCGCTGCCACCCCTCAGCTTGCCTACACGGCTTCAAAGGGCGCCGTTCTCGCTCTCACCCGCGAGCTCGCCATGGTCCACGCTCGCGAGGGTTACCGCTTCAACTCGCTCTGCCCCGCCCCTCTCAACACCCCGCTGTTGCAGGActggctcggcgacgacgtccccAAGCGCATGCGCCGCGAGGTGCACTTTCCCACCGGCCGCTTCGGCGAGGCCATTgagcaggcccaggccgtCCTTTTCCTGGCGAGTGACGAGTCGAgcttcgtcaacggccaTGACATggttgtcgacggcggcatgaCCAAGGCCTACGTCACCCCCGAAGGCCCCGCAACGCCCGCGCCCATCAACAACGCCAGCCGCACCAGCCTCGAGTAA